TagagatgttttttttttcttttagaatatGTTTCCTTTAAAGAAATCTAGCATAGTATTGATATACAGTTAGATGAGCATCTTTCTTCCTCTAGTACACACAATAGAGACGTTCTTAATAATGATGTTGAACCCAGAATGAGTAAAAGACAAAGAACTGCCACTAGTTTCGAATCTGATTTCCTTACTTCCTTTGTAATTGAGATTAGTGATTTAGACTTGATAAGTGATTCTATTGCCCATACATTTTTTATAGATGAGGATCCAAAAACCTATGACGAAGCTATAAAATTAATAGATGCTAGGTTTTGGAGAGATGTCATTAATAATGAGCTAGAGTCTATTATGCATAATCATACTTGGGAACTGGTAGACTTGCCTAGAGGTTTTAGACCTATTAGTAATAAATGGGTCTTTAGAAAAAAACTTAGACCAGATAGGTCAATACAGAGATATAAAGCAAGACTAGTTGTAAAATGATTCACTTAGAAATTTGGAGTAGATTGTTTTGATACATACTATCTTGTGACTAAGATCTCAACCATTCGTGGTTTTTTTTAGcttctattcaaaatttactGGTACATTAGATGGATGTGAAGACAGCTTTCTTAAATAGTGATTTGGACGAGGAGATCTACATGGAGTAGCCTCCAGGATTAGTAGCACCTGGTATGGAAGATAAAATTTgcaaactcaaaaaaaaaattatatggtCTCAAACAAGCTCCAAAATAATGGTACAAGAAATTCATAAGACTATTCTTAGTTTTGGTTTTATTGTTAATGGTGCAGATGCATGTGTGTATTCTAAGATGTTTGGTTCTGATCGTGTCATCATAAGtctgtatgtggatgacattttaatttttaatactaatataaaagccattaacaaaaccaaaaaattctCATCTACCAAGTTTGATATGAATGATTTGGGAGAGGTAGATGTAATCTTAGGGGTTAATGTTACTAAATCTAAAAGGGATTTGCTTTAAACCAACCTCACTATATAGATAAAATGTTAAAGAAGTTTAATAGTTTTGATGTAACCCCTGTGAAAACTCCTTTTGGTTCTAGCATAAAACTagtaaagaataaaagaaatagtgTTTCTCAATCAGAGTATGCTAAAATTATTGAAAGTCTTATGTTTTTTATGAACTACACTCGGTCTGATATTGCTTATGCAGTCAGTAGACTAAGTAGATATACTCATAATCCTAACAATAAGCATTGGAATGCTCTAAAGCATTTGCTTAAATACCTTAAAGGTACTATAACTTGGAAGTTGGAATTTTTTGGATACTCTACAATTCAAGAGGGATATTGTGGTGCAAGCTGGGTAACTAATAACGATGAAGTTAGCTCTACAAGTGGGTATGTCTTTACTCTGGGATGAATAGCTATTTCTTAGAAGTATGCTAAACAGACATGTATTGCTCGCTCCATGATCAAAGTTTATAGCTCTGGACATAGTCAGGCAAGAGGTCGAGTGGCTTAGGAATCTACTTGCAGAGATTCATTTATAGGAAAAAATCAACACCTCTCGTATCTCTATTATGTGACTTACAAACTGCAATTTGCTTTGCTAAGAGCCAAGCTTACAATGGTAGAAAGAGGCATATCCGAATAAGACATGAATCTGTGAAACATTTAATAAAGAATGAAGTACTTGATTTGAAGTATGTGAGGTCTAAAAGGAACCTAGTTGATCCACTAACCAAAATGTTAAGTGGGAAAAtggtttttaattcattaaggGGGATGGATCTTAAGCCTAATGGTTGAGGAATACATGGTGGATACCCAACTTAGTTTTCTAAGTTCAATATGGTCAACAAAACCATGGAAAGACTGATAGTGTACATTTTACCTATCCCTATGGCAAATGATGTACATGCATAAGGTTAAGTTCTTActcttaatgaatttaaatccCAGGGTTTGGATGGTCCTATTCAGATGGACTTGACGAATTCATTGGTATGTGAGATTGAGTTTCTTACTCTTAATGAGTTCATATACTAGAGTTTGGGCAGTCCTATTAAGATGAACTTGATGAATTTACCGAATTTAAATTTGAGAGGATGAGCTTAATAAATGCTCTTAATGGTTTCATATTCCTGACTTGGGTAGTATATATTAAGATAGATTTGATGAAATCACCTACGTAAGTGCAAATAAGTGCAAAGCACTTACCAGTATCCTAATGTGTATTGGCTAAAACTTTTTGATctatcgttgaacatcaattggaTCTGAGATTAGTCGTGTGTCATGAGTTAGCCCCAATCTTAACAAGTTCAAGATTCGTTCACTTGTTAAAGAGAAGAGTCGTTCATTTCACTACATACTAGTTCAAATACACAAGATACTAGTACTTAAGCTGCTAATTTCGTTGTCGCTCTTCTCATGTTTTACATTTTCTCATGTTTACAAAAATTTACAATCTTTTGCATTAGTAGGGGAATGTTGATAATGCAAAGTGGGCAATCTCACATTGTTTGAGGAAAGACTTCTAAGAGGtttaaatatagttttactTTTTACCCTCATTGAGTAACTGGGGGTTAAAGGCCCTACACACACACGCCACCATCGCTCGACCCAGTTCGTGTTCGTGTACATGTTAACATGTGTCACACATACCGCGCatgtttctttttgaataaaatttttgttcattttatcataaatattttttattttcagaatattttttcaattgtaGCCAATCTTCTAGCTGTTGCAGAATATTTTTTGTTAAGGAAAATCCtctactatttttaaaaactaacactgctatttaccattttgcctcttcagaaaacaatataaatagtaggCCAATCTTCTCATTTTTCACAACAAGCAAACAACAATatcttttctgtttttcttaGCTCGCCTATTTcctatttagaaaaattttccgATCAAATTTTTGACCAAGCTTTCAACTTTAGTTTCCAGTCTAATTTTTTGAATACTTTTGAGAAAAGCAATACCAATTTTGTTCCACCTTCTTTATTCGGGTGTACGAATATTGAAGTATCGTGTTAACCTTGAAGGCGACGTCCACTATACGATTACATCGATCATGGTGGATTTACTTCTAAGGTAGTAGTTCTTCTAAAGCAtagtgattattttatttatttactcagTTTATTTATCCTGCCAGTGCTAACTATTTTGTTTTGCAGTAGTATATTTTCAACGGTGATTGTAGGAATGGTCATTGGTTTGGATAAGAATTGTAATATCTAGGAAGTGGATAATTTTATTGGTCATGATTCTACTGATGGTAAGGATTATAAGGATCATAATTATCATAAGGTTGCCTATTATGATTCCCTTGTTCATATCGATTACTTTGACCTGCTTGATATCCTTACTCGTAACCTTGTTTCTTTTGAGTTGTTTAATGTTGGAAATGCtagttatatttgttttttttttatcttcaagAGATTTTCATTGGGATTAGTCATGTTTGGTCAATACTCACCGCACCAATTGTTGATACAATATGGTTTAGTGGTTGGAAATGGTTCACACAATTGTGTCAAGAGTTTTTGAAGGTGGTTTTTGATGAATCAGAGAATAAGGGTGGAGTCTATAGGTAGTTTAGCAGGGTAACAACATGGGAAGTATCTTGTAGTTCCTTGGTCGATAAGAGATACTTATAGGTTCATGTGTCTTACGAAAAAGTAGGTTGCTGTGCAATGGTGGGCCTTTTACTCATGTGCTTGGAGGCTATGGGAAATCTTGTCTTCATAAATTATCTTAGGTGGATTTTGATGTGACTTGATGAGGTCCATAAACATACAAGAAACAAATGTATGTACCTACGTAAGGCAAGATATTCTTTGTAAGTCAAGTCCTTACtctttattgatcaaaatgatTGACATGACGAAATCTTCCAAACGAAGTAAAAATTCGTGACAAGCCCCCAAGATTTCCTATTCCTTTTTGTCCTTATTTTTTAGATAATATGCACGTatgtaaaattaactaaaaaaatcgGATGAGTTACaaatatgtacataaaaaagttttttgtttttttaaatcatgttatatatttttagaaaatattaaaaagttataataaaaaacactaaaaaattaaaacagatatattaaaattgatgttTAATTGTATACGTTGAGAAGATATGTGGACTATTTGTACTCGATGGGTTGATAAATTTGACAAAAGTGTTCTCaacatgtataattcaattatttggTTTGAACCTAtaatcatccatgaaaaagaTGGGTGAAATTTAGATTTTTGAATTGgaaacttaaataatagtgGGAAATAGCCAAACCTACCCATTCCTTTACAACTCTCTCTCCATCATAATCaacaacacaaaataatattagcaaataaataaataatccaaCACCACACactcttataaaaataaaaacaaagtttCCCAATCAAAACCCCACTTTTCTCTCCTTCTCACTTTTAAACCCTTTCATATTTCCATTGTAGTTTTACCCTTTTGCTTCTTCTTCCTCATCTTCTTTCTTTCATCTATGTTTATATGTCTTCAAATGAAAAGAACGATCCACAACACAACTATGATCCTTTCCAAGGATTCAACCGATCCACCACCTTCCCATTCTTTGACGACAACAGCCCTTGCATTTACAACCAATCTGCAGCCGCTCCACCACCGGCCTTTGATCCTTCATATATGACCTTCACTGACTGCTTAAATGGCTCCAACGTCATCGACTACAACTCCTTCTCGAGAGCCTTCGACATGTCTTGTTCTTCATCTGATGTTGTCAGTCCCATGGATGACAATACGGCTACTGACAACTCCAAGAAAATCCCCACTTGTGCagataacaataataatatttctgAAAACCCATCAACCCCCAATTCCTCAGTGTCTTCTTCCTCTAACGAAGATGAAGATTCCAGCAAAGCCAAGAAAGATAAACAGCCAAAAGGGTGTGAAGACCATGGAGATGACAAGTCAAAGAAAGtgtaggtttttattttttctgggCTTTTTAGgcaactttattttcccattaTTATCTAGTTTGGGGATTATTAATAGCGTTCATACTAGCTAGCTAGCATTTCTGATTTTGGATTTCTACGTTACTGATAAAATTTTCTCAGTAAATTGATTACGCGTTTCTTACTGACTTATAAAAGCCTTTGAAATGACTAATCTACATGGTATTTGTTTTTGgtaactttttttcttcttatttttcctttattttttgttctgtattttttttctcaagctACCAAAACCCTAATATATGATGATGATAGGACAcaatttgtattgatttttaaaaagggtTAATATTGGGTGCAGGAACAAAGCAACAAAAAAGGAGAAACGGCAAAAAGAGCCCAGGTTTGCATTCCTCACAAAGAGTGAGATTGATCATCTTGAAGATGGCTATAGATGGAGGAAGTACGGACAAAAGGCTGTCAAGAACAGCCCTTATCCAAGGTCCATCCTTCTTTCTAATTCCTATGAATGTTTTTGTTTAGAAATGGATACCATTGATAAATGACAATCAAATTAATCCATCTCTCTCTTAACCCTAATTGCAAACATTGTCATTATCTTAAAACGTTTGTGAAACTTTACAGAAGTTATTACAGATGCACAAGCCCAAAATGTGGTGTCAAGAAGCGAGTTGAGAGATCATTTGAGGACCCATCGGTGGTGATCACAACATATGAAGGAAAGCATAACCATCACATCCCGGCAACTCTTCGAGGCCATGCTGCAGGGATGTTTTCCCCTCCGATCATGTCGGGGTCGATGGGTCCGACCTTCCCTCATGAATTCCTAACCCATTTCCTTCCATCATCGAGCAATAATCCAGCAGCACACGCCAACTCCATGCATCATCAAAcccagcagcagcagcagcagcagcttCAAGTTCCTGATTATGGCTTATTACAAGACTTAGTTTCTTCCTTCACCCGTAGTCAGGCGCCATGAATGAACATTATAGTGATCTTTATACATATATCTAGCTGGAGTTGCTGTATTAATGGAGGGTTAATCCAAGTATGAAGTTAGGGGTCGGGCACTCCACTTCTTTTTGTTGTGCAAATTGCTACTCCTCTGATGCTTATTACCACTCTAGAGATGAAATTGTTGTAGTATTGGAGAGAAGAACATTGATTCTTCCTTAATTTGTCTCTTtttgtattataaaattttcatattatctTAAtcttaattcttttcatgttaGCGTTTAAATCTAAATTCCATATAAACCCATGTGATAATCTGGTGGTTAAAAGTATTTATCGTCCTAAGTGTGGCCTTGATTTGAGTCGTACTAATCGCGTTTAGGTTTTGCCCTTTGTAAttcactaaaatatataaaagaattttt
The sequence above is a segment of the Gossypium raimondii isolate GPD5lz chromosome 4, ASM2569854v1, whole genome shotgun sequence genome. Coding sequences within it:
- the LOC105781060 gene encoding WRKY transcription factor 71; translated protein: MSSNEKNDPQHNYDPFQGFNRSTTFPFFDDNSPCIYNQSAAAPPPAFDPSYMTFTDCLNGSNVIDYNSFSRAFDMSCSSSDVVSPMDDNTATDNSKKIPTCADNNNNISENPSTPNSSVSSSSNEDEDSSKAKKDKQPKGCEDHGDDKSKKVNKATKKEKRQKEPRFAFLTKSEIDHLEDGYRWRKYGQKAVKNSPYPRSYYRCTSPKCGVKKRVERSFEDPSVVITTYEGKHNHHIPATLRGHAAGMFSPPIMSGSMGPTFPHEFLTHFLPSSSNNPAAHANSMHHQTQQQQQQQLQVPDYGLLQDLVSSFTRSQAP